The Micromonospora sp. NBC_01740 genome includes a window with the following:
- a CDS encoding coiled-coil domain-containing protein encodes MPVGRHGRPLTALSAGRRARRPLTALLVAVTLLFGVGAVPAYAEPNEGGTKKLRDALEATAKAHIEAKGKLENSKVRQKQLAGQLGAVEVRLVELTAQVGEVAAQSYRLGRLTPTSMLLNSASPEAFLDRAASLDLMAQRDSRRLRSLIEAREQARQAKIAIDTEVREQQKQLAVMAKKKKEAEAALAEVSSGSSGGFSGGNSTSAKPAPRNSDGSWPSESCSVNDPTTSGCITARTLNALKQTQAAGYKRHVSCYRSGGSGEHPKGRACDFSAATGGFEDKTATGGDKSYGDSLAAWHVRNASRLGVLYVIWYRQIWHPGTGWRAYGGSGSPAADHTNHVHLSMY; translated from the coding sequence ATGCCCGTCGGGCGTCACGGTCGCCCGCTGACCGCCCTGTCGGCCGGGCGACGTGCCCGCCGTCCGCTGACCGCCCTGCTCGTCGCCGTCACCCTGCTCTTCGGCGTCGGCGCCGTGCCGGCGTACGCGGAGCCCAACGAGGGCGGCACCAAGAAGCTCCGGGACGCCCTGGAAGCCACCGCCAAGGCGCACATCGAGGCCAAGGGGAAGCTGGAGAACTCCAAGGTCCGGCAGAAGCAGCTGGCCGGGCAGCTGGGCGCCGTGGAGGTCCGGCTGGTCGAGCTGACCGCGCAGGTCGGCGAGGTGGCCGCCCAGTCCTACCGGCTGGGCCGGCTGACGCCCACGTCGATGCTGCTCAACAGCGCCTCCCCCGAGGCGTTCCTGGACCGGGCGGCCAGCCTCGACCTGATGGCACAGCGCGACAGCAGGCGACTGCGCAGCCTGATCGAGGCGCGGGAGCAGGCGCGGCAGGCCAAGATCGCCATCGACACCGAGGTCCGGGAGCAGCAGAAGCAGCTCGCCGTGATGGCGAAGAAGAAGAAGGAGGCCGAGGCGGCGCTCGCGGAGGTCAGCTCGGGCAGCAGCGGCGGCTTCAGCGGCGGCAACTCCACCTCGGCGAAGCCGGCCCCCCGCAACTCGGACGGGTCCTGGCCGTCGGAGTCCTGCTCGGTGAACGACCCGACCACCTCCGGCTGCATCACCGCGCGCACGCTCAACGCCCTCAAGCAGACCCAGGCCGCGGGCTACAAGCGGCACGTCTCCTGCTACCGCAGCGGCGGCTCGGGCGAGCACCCCAAGGGCCGGGCCTGCGACTTCTCGGCCGCCACGGGCGGGTTCGAGGACAAGACCGCCACCGGCGGGGACAAGTCGTACGGGGACAGCCTCGCCGCCTGGCACGTGCGCAACGCCAGCCGGCTGGGCGTGCTCTACGTGATCTGGTACCGGCAGATCTGGCACCCCGGCACCGGCTGGCGGGCGTACGGCGGCAGCGGCAGCCCCGCCGCCGACCACACGAACCATGTTCATCTCTCGATGTACTGA